From Symbiobacterium terraclitae, the proteins below share one genomic window:
- a CDS encoding M20/M25/M40 family metallo-hydrolase, with translation MDITGHLAELTRLSSITGRERAVAEYLLRAWEPLVDEARLDRLGSYIGLKRGDGPEPRPRVMAAAHIDSIGGVVTAIEPGGYIRFTPVGGVDRRLLMAQEMEVHGRRVLPGVVGSKPPHVTSPEERKRLVPVEELYIDTGLPEAEVRDLIRVGDPVLPRYQFRILQNGRISSRYLDNRASQAALAVALEELKTLRHTADFYAVGSVGEEFGGYPGAVAATNALQPDIAFAVDVTFARHPGSEKDSFPLGGGPTIGVGPNCTPKLVKLMRQVAEDVGIDYHLEVMSGPSGTDAWGMQVVRGGVATGIISIPLRYMHTPVELVDVADIRQAGRLLAQVVARIDQAFVEELRCY, from the coding sequence TTGGACATCACCGGACATCTGGCGGAACTGACCCGGTTGAGCAGCATCACCGGGCGGGAGCGGGCGGTGGCCGAGTACCTCCTGCGGGCGTGGGAGCCGCTGGTGGACGAGGCCCGGCTCGACCGCCTGGGGAGCTACATCGGGCTCAAGCGGGGCGACGGCCCCGAGCCGCGGCCGCGCGTGATGGCCGCGGCCCACATCGATTCCATCGGCGGCGTGGTGACCGCGATCGAGCCCGGCGGCTACATCCGCTTCACCCCGGTGGGCGGGGTGGACCGCCGGCTCCTGATGGCGCAGGAGATGGAGGTACACGGCCGCCGGGTCCTCCCCGGCGTCGTGGGCTCAAAGCCGCCGCACGTGACCAGCCCTGAGGAGCGCAAGCGGCTGGTCCCGGTGGAGGAGCTCTACATCGACACCGGCCTGCCGGAGGCCGAGGTGCGTGACCTGATCCGGGTCGGCGACCCGGTCCTGCCCCGGTACCAGTTCCGGATCCTGCAGAACGGGCGCATCTCCAGCCGCTACCTGGACAACCGGGCGAGCCAGGCGGCCCTGGCCGTGGCCCTGGAGGAGCTGAAGACGCTGCGCCACACCGCCGATTTCTACGCGGTGGGCTCGGTAGGCGAGGAGTTCGGCGGCTACCCCGGGGCCGTGGCGGCCACGAATGCCCTGCAGCCCGACATCGCCTTCGCGGTCGACGTCACCTTCGCCCGCCACCCCGGCAGCGAGAAGGACTCCTTCCCGCTGGGCGGCGGTCCCACCATCGGGGTGGGGCCCAACTGCACGCCGAAACTGGTGAAGCTGATGCGGCAGGTGGCCGAAGACGTGGGCATCGACTACCACCTGGAGGTCATGTCCGGCCCCTCGGGCACCGACGCCTGGGGCATGCAGGTGGTGCGGGGCGGGGTGGCCACCGGCATCATCTCGATCCCGCTCCGGTACATGCACACGCCGGTGGAGCTGGTGGACGTGGCCGACATCCGGCAGGCGGGCCGGCTGCTGGCGCAGGTGGTGGCGCGGATCGATCAGGCCTTCGTGGAGGAGTTGCGATGCTACTAG
- a CDS encoding DUF523 domain-containing protein, producing the protein MILVSACLVGCRCRYDQGTKEQAEIVDLIRRGQAVPVCPEQLGGLPTPRLPAEIVGGDGDDVLDGRARVVNRAGEDVTAQFLAGAREALRLAQAVGATEAVLKERSPSCGTEAIYDGTFSGSTTPGAGVTAALLRRHGIAVRSDENWQATGDRRP; encoded by the coding sequence ATGATCCTGGTGAGCGCCTGCCTCGTCGGGTGCCGCTGCCGGTACGACCAGGGCACCAAGGAGCAGGCGGAGATCGTGGATCTGATCCGGAGGGGGCAGGCGGTGCCTGTCTGCCCGGAGCAGCTGGGCGGGCTGCCCACCCCGCGCCTGCCGGCGGAGATCGTGGGCGGAGACGGGGACGACGTGCTGGACGGCAGGGCCCGCGTGGTGAACCGCGCCGGGGAGGACGTGACGGCGCAGTTTCTGGCCGGCGCGCGGGAGGCGCTGCGCCTGGCGCAGGCGGTCGGGGCGACCGAGGCGGTCCTGAAGGAGCGGAGCCCGTCGTGCGGCACGGAGGCCATCTACGACGGCACCTTCAGCGGGTCGACCACACCGGGTGCCGGCGTGACGGCAGCGCTGCTCCGGCGGCACGGGATCGCCGTGCGCAGCGACGAAAACTGGCAGGCGACAGGAGACCGGCGGCCCTGA
- a CDS encoding PepSY domain-containing protein, whose protein sequence is MSQGAPTYLSSPRSYDLTPQQPVYGLGHHFTFPDWGQVDVVRQLAGKPLRVHLAWDGGEQFLEVPPEAIRVTQEDEPRRLPNDPDLFSFPTHPAFVDHLPYSEGRYLSRASGVTAAELLAWYRAEMPAQGWESLPAHDRALLFRKGEMFLSLSAADEPDGMAAMWSHMRPTAEVSEEAAIRIARARYPENAANQWAAAYRADGAGPGTESPAWEVKGRLVGKGEVTAWVDAVTAELRVAE, encoded by the coding sequence GTGAGCCAGGGTGCCCCTACCTACCTGTCCTCGCCCCGCAGCTACGACCTGACGCCGCAGCAGCCGGTCTACGGCCTGGGGCATCACTTCACGTTCCCCGATTGGGGTCAGGTGGACGTCGTGCGCCAGCTCGCCGGGAAGCCCCTGCGTGTGCACCTGGCCTGGGACGGCGGCGAGCAGTTCCTGGAGGTGCCGCCCGAGGCCATCCGCGTGACGCAGGAGGACGAGCCCCGGCGGCTGCCGAACGACCCGGATCTGTTCAGTTTCCCCACCCATCCCGCCTTTGTCGATCACCTGCCGTACTCGGAAGGCCGCTACCTCTCGCGGGCGAGCGGCGTGACGGCCGCCGAGCTGCTGGCGTGGTACCGGGCAGAAATGCCGGCGCAGGGATGGGAATCCCTGCCCGCGCATGACCGGGCGCTGCTGTTCCGGAAGGGGGAGATGTTCCTCAGCCTCTCCGCGGCGGATGAACCGGATGGGATGGCCGCCATGTGGTCGCACATGCGCCCGACCGCCGAGGTCTCCGAGGAGGCTGCGATCCGAATCGCCAGGGCCAGGTACCCGGAGAATGCGGCGAACCAGTGGGCGGCAGCCTACCGCGCAGATGGCGCCGGCCCCGGCACGGAGTCTCCCGCATGGGAGGTGAAGGGCCGCCTGGTGGGCAAGGGAGAGGTAACCGCCTGGGTGGACGCCGTCACCGCCGAGCTGCGGGTTGCGGAATAG